In Armatimonadota bacterium, one genomic interval encodes:
- a CDS encoding alcohol dehydrogenase catalytic domain-containing protein — translation MSDTLPDKILTWYLYGAGLENFGKDGKPVEHPMPEYGPEELLVRVDAVSICFSDIKVINQGNLHPRITGRDMVNDPVTLGHEAAVTVVGVGEKVADRFKIGQRFTVQADVFVNGVSMAFGYVLPGAQTQYQVIGKEMLDGDEGCYLLPMADSTGYAEAALAEPWACVVASYKITRRKSIKPGGKLWIIGAAMDDGDYALDFEVEPELVVATELDWPMMDQLKFWSEAGRFKLRETDAFESIDFEAFEQKHGGFDDIIVLGANPDVIEKAATLLGKQGIMNIVSEEPLTRPINIDVGKVHYWNHSYIGTMSRHIGSAYEPVRMPSELRAGGTAWFVGTGGPMGQMHLPRALEMEDGPKKVLATDIDTARLNSLRERFEPIARRRGIELLIVNPNEMSADDFDKLIEAFTDGNCFDDIVMLAPVPALIEQAVGYLADEGLMNIFAGVPIGTIVSMDLSGVFMSNVRFVGSSGSKVSDMLDTLHAAESGKISTNTSVAAIGGIEASWEGMKAAKEGTYPGKVVIYPQIKDLPLTAVPDLKDKLPTVYAKLTDGMFWNREAEAELLRVMAG, via the coding sequence ATGAGCGATACACTTCCTGATAAGATACTGACCTGGTATCTCTACGGCGCGGGGCTGGAGAACTTCGGCAAGGACGGGAAGCCGGTTGAGCACCCGATGCCGGAGTACGGGCCGGAGGAGCTTCTGGTCCGGGTGGATGCCGTGAGCATCTGCTTCAGCGACATCAAGGTGATCAACCAGGGCAACCTGCACCCCCGGATCACCGGGCGCGATATGGTGAATGACCCCGTTACGCTCGGCCACGAGGCGGCGGTCACCGTCGTGGGCGTCGGCGAGAAGGTGGCGGACCGGTTCAAGATCGGCCAGCGGTTCACCGTCCAGGCCGACGTCTTCGTGAACGGCGTGAGCATGGCCTTCGGGTACGTCCTCCCCGGCGCGCAGACCCAGTACCAGGTGATCGGCAAGGAGATGCTCGACGGCGACGAGGGATGCTACCTGCTACCTATGGCCGACTCGACCGGATACGCCGAGGCCGCTCTCGCCGAGCCCTGGGCTTGCGTCGTGGCGAGCTACAAGATAACCCGCCGGAAGTCAATCAAGCCCGGCGGGAAGCTCTGGATCATCGGCGCGGCGATGGACGACGGCGACTACGCGCTCGACTTCGAGGTGGAGCCCGAGCTGGTGGTCGCGACGGAACTCGACTGGCCGATGATGGACCAGCTCAAGTTCTGGTCGGAGGCCGGCCGTTTCAAGCTGAGGGAGACCGACGCCTTCGAGTCCATTGACTTCGAGGCGTTCGAGCAGAAGCACGGCGGCTTCGACGACATAATCGTGCTCGGCGCGAACCCGGATGTGATCGAGAAGGCGGCGACGCTCCTCGGCAAGCAGGGGATCATGAACATCGTCTCAGAGGAGCCGCTCACCCGCCCGATCAACATAGACGTCGGCAAGGTCCACTACTGGAACCACTCCTACATCGGCACGATGAGCAGGCACATCGGATCCGCTTACGAGCCGGTCCGCATGCCGAGCGAGTTGAGAGCCGGCGGGACGGCGTGGTTCGTAGGCACGGGCGGACCGATGGGGCAGATGCACCTCCCGCGCGCGCTCGAAATGGAGGACGGCCCGAAGAAGGTGCTCGCCACCGATATTGACACCGCGCGCCTGAACAGCCTGCGCGAGCGGTTCGAGCCGATAGCCCGGAGGCGCGGCATCGAGCTCCTTATCGTGAACCCGAACGAGATGAGCGCGGACGATTTCGACAAGCTGATCGAGGCGTTCACGGACGGCAACTGCTTCGACGACATCGTGATGCTCGCGCCCGTGCCTGCATTGATCGAGCAGGCGGTGGGATACCTCGCCGACGAGGGCCTGATGAACATCTTCGCGGGAGTGCCGATCGGCACGATCGTGAGCATGGACCTGAGCGGCGTCTTCATGAGCAACGTCCGGTTCGTGGGCAGCAGCGGCTCGAAGGTAAGCGACATGCTCGACACGCTCCACGCGGCCGAGTCGGGCAAGATCTCGACAAACACGTCGGTGGCGGCGATCGGCGGGATCGAGGCGTCGTGGGAGGGCATGAAGGCGGCGAAGGAAGGGACGTATCCCGGCAAGGTCGTGATCTATCCGCAGATCAAGGACCTCCCGCTGACGGCGGTGCCCGATCTGAAGGACAAGCTGCCGACGGTCTACGCGAAACTCACCGACGGCATGTTCTGGAACCGCGAGGCGGAGGCGGAGCTGCTGAGGGTGATGGCCGGCTAG
- a CDS encoding class II aldolase/adducin family protein, translating to MGSKKEALKQLIEMSHWLGKERRGLVILGEGNTSAKIDDDTFYVKASGTQLGTIEEEGLVEVSAPKVLRMLDGPELTDDEIKANLRAAMVDPDGKLLPSIETVFHGYLLSIPGVSFVGHTHPISVNGILCSKGWRDMTQGRLFPDEVVCCGAAPAHVEFTDPGVTLARKIKSVVTDYIREHGERPKAILMQNHGLIALGATAKEVQSITAMWDKTAKVLAGTLAFGGPNYMSEQTVERIRTRPDEIQRKKLIENL from the coding sequence ATGGGTTCGAAGAAAGAAGCACTGAAACAGCTTATCGAGATGTCCCACTGGCTCGGCAAGGAGCGCAGGGGGCTGGTGATACTGGGCGAGGGGAACACCTCGGCCAAGATAGACGACGACACGTTCTACGTGAAGGCGAGCGGCACCCAACTCGGCACGATCGAGGAGGAGGGGCTGGTCGAGGTCAGCGCGCCGAAGGTCCTGCGGATGCTCGACGGCCCGGAGCTGACCGACGACGAGATCAAGGCGAACCTCCGGGCGGCGATGGTCGACCCGGACGGCAAGCTGCTCCCTTCGATCGAGACCGTCTTCCACGGCTACCTGCTGAGCATCCCCGGCGTGAGCTTCGTGGGGCACACGCACCCGATCTCGGTGAACGGCATCCTCTGCTCGAAGGGGTGGCGCGACATGACGCAGGGGCGGCTGTTCCCGGACGAGGTCGTGTGCTGCGGGGCGGCCCCGGCGCACGTGGAGTTCACCGATCCGGGCGTGACGCTGGCGCGGAAGATCAAGTCGGTCGTGACGGACTACATCCGCGAGCATGGGGAACGCCCGAAGGCAATCCTGATGCAGAACCACGGCCTGATCGCGCTCGGGGCGACCGCGAAGGAAGTCCAGAGCATCACGGCGATGTGGGACAAGACGGCGAAGGTGCTGGCGGGGACGCTTGCGTTCGGCGGGCCGAACTACATGAGCGAGCAGACGGTGGAGCGCATCCGCACGCGCCCGGACGAGATCCAGCGGAAGAAGCTGATAGAGAACCTTTAG
- a CDS encoding DUF4838 domain-containing protein: MKASLTAILLALVLSASAAGARNGRDTMIIIPDEPSPVVTYAAKELQYFIAKSTGTRPAIVAEKHAVGRHGFVLGPCRRSGGPEIEKRLGELREDGVLIKTVGDDVILLGQNDRGQLYTVYVLLEKYLGVRFLARDCTIIPKHDKLDLPEIDYAYTPPFMYRETLYWDSFPKEIAARQRLNGPWSKCDEEVGGNIRIEPYVHSFARLVPPEKYFAEHPEYFSLVGGKRTNLTVHGQLCLTNPDVLEIATEQVLKWIADNPEVPIFDVSQNDGNGPCECDKCMAVVNEEGSQHGPILRFVNAIADEVAKKYPDKWIETLAYAYSTKPPSITRPRRNVIIRLCHAGCYFHGFEECGLGANLAANLDAWSKVTDNIFIWHYAANFAHYIAPCQNLDGLVKDIRYYAAHNVRGLMIQADYQSPGGEMAELRQYLAARLMWDPSRSPGVIRREFCNGYYGAAAGDVLRYVMLLDRAALDPGRHAFGAWDPKTTFADAWLVEGLKILEKARSRKLTAEQAQRVDRLFLPLWYLQLTYPDAYGFDTAKAPALVQEFKRIAQASKITHINEGALVDQWLAGMESKYH, from the coding sequence ATGAAGGCATCACTGACGGCAATCCTCCTTGCGCTGGTCCTCTCCGCATCCGCGGCGGGAGCGCGGAACGGACGTGATACGATGATCATCATCCCGGACGAGCCGAGCCCGGTTGTCACATACGCAGCGAAGGAACTCCAGTACTTTATCGCCAAGTCAACCGGAACCAGGCCGGCGATCGTGGCAGAAAAGCATGCGGTCGGACGGCATGGATTCGTGCTCGGCCCGTGCAGGCGCAGCGGCGGCCCCGAGATCGAGAAGAGACTCGGTGAACTGCGCGAGGACGGCGTTCTCATCAAGACCGTCGGCGATGACGTCATCCTCCTCGGGCAGAACGACCGAGGCCAGCTCTACACGGTCTACGTCCTGCTCGAAAAGTACCTCGGCGTCAGGTTTCTCGCCCGTGACTGCACCATCATCCCGAAGCACGACAAGCTCGATCTCCCGGAGATAGACTACGCCTACACGCCTCCGTTCATGTACCGCGAGACGCTCTACTGGGACAGCTTCCCTAAGGAGATCGCGGCCCGTCAGCGCCTGAACGGCCCCTGGTCGAAGTGCGACGAGGAGGTCGGCGGGAATATTCGGATCGAGCCCTACGTCCACAGTTTCGCCAGGCTCGTGCCGCCGGAGAAGTACTTCGCCGAGCATCCAGAGTACTTCAGCCTCGTCGGGGGCAAGCGCACGAACCTGACCGTCCACGGCCAGCTATGCCTCACCAATCCCGACGTCCTCGAGATCGCGACCGAGCAGGTGCTCAAGTGGATCGCGGATAACCCGGAGGTCCCGATCTTCGACGTCTCCCAGAACGACGGCAACGGCCCCTGCGAGTGCGACAAGTGCATGGCTGTCGTCAACGAGGAGGGCTCCCAGCACGGGCCGATCCTCCGGTTCGTCAACGCGATCGCCGATGAAGTGGCGAAGAAGTACCCCGACAAGTGGATCGAGACGCTCGCCTACGCCTACTCGACCAAGCCGCCGAGCATCACCAGGCCGCGCAGGAACGTCATCATCCGCCTCTGCCACGCGGGCTGCTACTTCCACGGGTTCGAGGAGTGTGGCCTCGGCGCCAACCTTGCGGCGAACCTCGATGCGTGGAGCAAGGTGACCGACAACATCTTCATCTGGCACTACGCCGCCAACTTCGCGCATTACATCGCGCCGTGCCAGAACCTCGACGGCCTCGTGAAGGATATCCGATACTACGCCGCGCACAACGTTCGGGGGCTGATGATCCAGGCCGACTACCAGAGTCCCGGCGGTGAGATGGCCGAGCTTCGGCAGTACCTCGCCGCCCGGTTGATGTGGGACCCGAGCCGCAGTCCCGGGGTCATACGGCGGGAGTTCTGCAACGGCTACTACGGGGCCGCGGCGGGCGATGTACTCCGGTACGTCATGCTGCTCGACAGGGCGGCGCTCGACCCGGGCAGGCACGCGTTCGGCGCCTGGGACCCGAAGACGACCTTTGCGGACGCCTGGCTGGTCGAAGGCCTCAAGATACTCGAGAAGGCCCGGTCGAGGAAGCTCACGGCCGAGCAGGCTCAGCGCGTCGACCGGCTCTTCCTGCCGCTCTGGTACCTGCAGTTGACCTATCCCGACGCATACGGCTTCGACACCGCCAAGGCCCCCGCGCTCGTGCAGGAGTTCAAGCGGATCGCGCAGGCGAGCAAGATCACGCACATCAATGAGGGCGCTCTGGTTGATCAGTGGCTCGCGGGCATGGAGTCGAAGTATCACTAG
- the thiC gene encoding phosphomethylpyrimidine synthase ThiC, translating into MTQLEHARAGKITPEMNIIAEQERLDPEDIRAGVAAGTIVVPANVNRELAKPCGIGAGLRTKINANIGTSGDFPSVADELEKLRVAVEAGADTMMDLSTGGDLAAVRKTITDNCPVPLGTVPIYEVAVKAADEGSVVGMSEDDLFRVIERNAEDGVDFVTVHCGITRESLSRLRDQGRVADVVSRGGAFLICWMLGNDRENPLYARFDDLLDICRTHDVCLSLGDGMRPGCLADATDRPQIQELIILGELVDRARTAGVQAMVEGPGHVPMQQIVTNIQIQKTLCKGAPFYVLGPLVTDVAPGYDHITSAIGGAIAAAAGVDFLCYVTPSEHLGLPGPDEVRQGVAASRIAAHAGDIAKGIKGAMDWDREMSVARKKLDWERQAELCIDPIMFRKFRSERATHEDGVCSMCGKYCAMKVVDEYLHKE; encoded by the coding sequence ATGACACAACTCGAACACGCGCGGGCGGGGAAGATCACGCCCGAGATGAATATCATCGCCGAGCAGGAACGGCTCGATCCCGAGGACATCCGGGCGGGCGTCGCCGCCGGGACGATCGTCGTGCCGGCGAATGTGAATCGCGAACTCGCCAAGCCCTGCGGGATCGGCGCGGGCCTCCGCACGAAGATCAACGCCAACATCGGCACGTCCGGCGACTTCCCCAGCGTCGCCGACGAGCTCGAGAAGCTCCGGGTCGCGGTCGAGGCCGGCGCCGACACGATGATGGACCTCAGCACCGGCGGTGATCTCGCCGCAGTCCGCAAGACGATCACAGACAACTGCCCCGTCCCCCTCGGCACCGTCCCGATATACGAGGTCGCGGTGAAGGCCGCGGACGAAGGCTCGGTCGTCGGCATGTCGGAGGACGACCTCTTTCGCGTGATCGAGCGCAACGCCGAGGACGGCGTGGACTTCGTCACTGTCCACTGCGGCATCACCCGGGAGTCGCTGTCCCGCCTCAGGGATCAGGGGCGCGTCGCTGATGTGGTCAGTCGCGGTGGCGCGTTTCTGATCTGCTGGATGCTCGGCAACGACCGCGAGAATCCGCTCTACGCGCGGTTCGACGACCTGCTCGACATCTGCCGCACGCACGACGTCTGCCTGAGCCTCGGCGACGGCATGCGTCCCGGCTGCCTCGCCGACGCCACCGACCGCCCGCAGATCCAGGAGCTGATCATCCTTGGGGAACTGGTAGACCGCGCTCGGACGGCTGGAGTCCAGGCGATGGTCGAAGGGCCCGGCCACGTGCCGATGCAGCAGATCGTGACCAACATCCAGATTCAGAAGACGCTCTGCAAGGGTGCGCCGTTCTACGTGCTCGGCCCGCTCGTCACCGATGTCGCGCCGGGGTACGACCATATCACCTCCGCGATCGGAGGCGCGATTGCCGCCGCCGCGGGTGTTGATTTCCTCTGCTACGTTACGCCGTCCGAGCATCTCGGCCTCCCAGGGCCGGATGAGGTCCGCCAGGGAGTCGCCGCATCCCGGATCGCCGCGCACGCGGGTGACATCGCCAAGGGGATCAAAGGCGCGATGGACTGGGACCGCGAGATGTCCGTCGCTCGCAAGAAGCTCGACTGGGAACGCCAGGCGGAGCTCTGCATTGATCCGATCATGTTCCGCAAGTTCCGCTCCGAGCGCGCGACCCACGAGGACGGCGTCTGCTCGATGTGCGGGAAATACTGCGCGATGAAGGTCGTGGACGAGTATCTGCATAAGGAGTGA